Proteins encoded by one window of Salvia splendens isolate huo1 chromosome 7, SspV2, whole genome shotgun sequence:
- the LOC121741197 gene encoding scarecrow-like transcription factor PAT1 isoform X2, giving the protein MDRFCTLESSTLTADHSASTVSLSPNESSLSHTDYPAGGLQINEEEDVSELKHKLKELETVMFGPDIDFLETYDDSVATRLASAEIDSWRQLMEVIPRGDLKQLLTACAKAVSNCDWLMAQWLMSELRQLVSVSGAPVQRLGAYMLEGLVALMSTSGSSINKSLKLRELASFELLSYMHMLYEVCPYFKFGYMSANGAIAEAMKDENRVHIIDFQIGQGSQWIPLIQAFAARPGGPPHIRITGVDDITSAYARGGGLNMVGRRLAKLAQAFKVPFTFHAVAVPACEVRAENLGIRAGEAMAVNFAFMLHRMADESVSTENHRDRLLRMVKGLNPKVVTLVEHELNTNTAAFYPRFVEALDYYTAMFESIDVTLKREHKERINVEQHCLARDVVNIIACEGAERVERHEPHGKWRSRFTMAGFSPNPLSSLVNATIKTLLQNYCDRYSLSERDGALFLGWLNRDLVAASAWK; this is encoded by the exons ATG GACCGGTTTTGTACACTGGAGTCATCCACTCTGACTGCGGATCACTCAGCTTCAACGGTCAGCCTGTCTCCCAATGAGAGCTCATTGTCTCATACAGACTACCCTGCTGGAGGTCTGCAGATCAACGAGGAGGAAGACGTGAGCGAGTTGAAGCACAAGCTCAAGGAGCTGGAGACTGTGATGTTCGGGCCGGATATTGATTTTCTTGAAACCTATGACGATTCTGTGGCAACTAGGTTAGCATCCGCGGAGATAGACAGCTGGAGGCAGCTGATGGAGGTGATCCCGCGAGGGGACCTCAAGCAGCTGCTTACAGCCTGTGCAAAGGCCGTGTCAAACTGTGATTGGTTGATGGCGCAGTGGCTCATGTCCGAGCTGCGCCAGCTGGTCTCGGTTTCTGGTGCACCAGTGCAGCGCCTGGGGGCATACATGCTGGAGGGGTTGGTGGCACTGATGAGCACCTCCGGCAGCTCCATCAACAAGTCTTTGAAACTGAGAGAGCTTGCTAGCTTTGAGCTGCTGTCTTATATGCATATGCTGTATGAGGTGTGCCCTTATTTTAAGTTTGGTTACATGTCAGCAAATGGTGCCATTGCGGAAGCAATGAAGGATGAGAATAGGGTTCACATTATTGATTTCCAGATAGGTCAGGGTAGCCAGTGGATACCTCTGATTCAGGCGTTTGCGGCCCGGCCTGGTGGACCGCCACATATCCGGATAACGGGTGTGGACGACATTACCTCGGCCTATGCTCGTGGAGGAGGGTTGAACATGGTGGGGAGGAGGCTAGCTAAGCTCGCTCAAGCCTTCAAAGTTCCCTTCACATTCCATGCTGTGGCCGTGCCAGCGTGCGAGGTCAGGGCAGAGAATCTTGGGATCAGGGCTGGGGAGGCGATGGCGGTGAACTTCGCCTTCATGCTGCACCGGATGGCCGACGAGAGCGTGAGCACAGAGAACCACAGAGACAGGCTGCTGAGGATGGTGAAAGGGCTTAACCCTAAGGTGGTGACACTGGTTGAGCATGAGCTCAACACCAACACTGCTGCTTTCTATCCTCGTTTCGTCGAGGCGTTGGATTATTACACGGCGATGTTCGAGTCCATTGACGTTACACTCAAGAGGGAGCACAAGGAGAGGATTAATGTGGAGCAGCACTGCTTGGCAAGAGATGTTGTGAACATCATAGCCTGCGAGGGGGCTGAGAGAGTCGAGAGGCACGAGCCACACGGGAAGTGGAGATCGCGCTTCACTATGGCCGGTTTCAGCCCTAACCCGTTGAGCTCTCTGGTGAATGCCACCATCAAGACACTGCTTCAGAACTACTGTGATAGATATAGCCTTTCAGAGAGAGATGGAGCCCTGTTTCTTGGCTGGTTGAATAGAGACTTAGTCGCTGCTTCTGCTTGGAAGTGA
- the LOC121741197 gene encoding scarecrow-like protein 21 isoform X1 — MSNTWYCQPLRKLEGYSLQHCQPLNSPQVWSYSNIANGNGCSILLSQDRFCTLESSTLTADHSASTVSLSPNESSLSHTDYPAGGLQINEEEDVSELKHKLKELETVMFGPDIDFLETYDDSVATRLASAEIDSWRQLMEVIPRGDLKQLLTACAKAVSNCDWLMAQWLMSELRQLVSVSGAPVQRLGAYMLEGLVALMSTSGSSINKSLKLRELASFELLSYMHMLYEVCPYFKFGYMSANGAIAEAMKDENRVHIIDFQIGQGSQWIPLIQAFAARPGGPPHIRITGVDDITSAYARGGGLNMVGRRLAKLAQAFKVPFTFHAVAVPACEVRAENLGIRAGEAMAVNFAFMLHRMADESVSTENHRDRLLRMVKGLNPKVVTLVEHELNTNTAAFYPRFVEALDYYTAMFESIDVTLKREHKERINVEQHCLARDVVNIIACEGAERVERHEPHGKWRSRFTMAGFSPNPLSSLVNATIKTLLQNYCDRYSLSERDGALFLGWLNRDLVAASAWK; from the coding sequence ATGTCTAATACATGGTATTGTCAGCCTCTTAGAAAGCTAGAGGGCTACTCCCTTCAACATTGTCAGCCATTAAACAGCCCTCAGGTATGGAGTTACAGCAACATTGCTAATGGTAATGGCTGCTCGATTCTCCTCTCTCAGGACCGGTTTTGTACACTGGAGTCATCCACTCTGACTGCGGATCACTCAGCTTCAACGGTCAGCCTGTCTCCCAATGAGAGCTCATTGTCTCATACAGACTACCCTGCTGGAGGTCTGCAGATCAACGAGGAGGAAGACGTGAGCGAGTTGAAGCACAAGCTCAAGGAGCTGGAGACTGTGATGTTCGGGCCGGATATTGATTTTCTTGAAACCTATGACGATTCTGTGGCAACTAGGTTAGCATCCGCGGAGATAGACAGCTGGAGGCAGCTGATGGAGGTGATCCCGCGAGGGGACCTCAAGCAGCTGCTTACAGCCTGTGCAAAGGCCGTGTCAAACTGTGATTGGTTGATGGCGCAGTGGCTCATGTCCGAGCTGCGCCAGCTGGTCTCGGTTTCTGGTGCACCAGTGCAGCGCCTGGGGGCATACATGCTGGAGGGGTTGGTGGCACTGATGAGCACCTCCGGCAGCTCCATCAACAAGTCTTTGAAACTGAGAGAGCTTGCTAGCTTTGAGCTGCTGTCTTATATGCATATGCTGTATGAGGTGTGCCCTTATTTTAAGTTTGGTTACATGTCAGCAAATGGTGCCATTGCGGAAGCAATGAAGGATGAGAATAGGGTTCACATTATTGATTTCCAGATAGGTCAGGGTAGCCAGTGGATACCTCTGATTCAGGCGTTTGCGGCCCGGCCTGGTGGACCGCCACATATCCGGATAACGGGTGTGGACGACATTACCTCGGCCTATGCTCGTGGAGGAGGGTTGAACATGGTGGGGAGGAGGCTAGCTAAGCTCGCTCAAGCCTTCAAAGTTCCCTTCACATTCCATGCTGTGGCCGTGCCAGCGTGCGAGGTCAGGGCAGAGAATCTTGGGATCAGGGCTGGGGAGGCGATGGCGGTGAACTTCGCCTTCATGCTGCACCGGATGGCCGACGAGAGCGTGAGCACAGAGAACCACAGAGACAGGCTGCTGAGGATGGTGAAAGGGCTTAACCCTAAGGTGGTGACACTGGTTGAGCATGAGCTCAACACCAACACTGCTGCTTTCTATCCTCGTTTCGTCGAGGCGTTGGATTATTACACGGCGATGTTCGAGTCCATTGACGTTACACTCAAGAGGGAGCACAAGGAGAGGATTAATGTGGAGCAGCACTGCTTGGCAAGAGATGTTGTGAACATCATAGCCTGCGAGGGGGCTGAGAGAGTCGAGAGGCACGAGCCACACGGGAAGTGGAGATCGCGCTTCACTATGGCCGGTTTCAGCCCTAACCCGTTGAGCTCTCTGGTGAATGCCACCATCAAGACACTGCTTCAGAACTACTGTGATAGATATAGCCTTTCAGAGAGAGATGGAGCCCTGTTTCTTGGCTGGTTGAATAGAGACTTAGTCGCTGCTTCTGCTTGGAAGTGA